From the Hylaeus volcanicus isolate JK05 chromosome 4, UHH_iyHylVolc1.0_haploid, whole genome shotgun sequence genome, one window contains:
- the LOC128875284 gene encoding putative fatty acyl-CoA reductase CG5065 codes for MTLRNWYANRELLLTGVTSDVGRALLEKILRSFPDVKVYAVIRSRDDVNKDDRIKKIFFSSRYDRLRQEEPNAISRVKALEGNLLFDDLGLSEEDKDSLRNVSVVFHAAGPHDAVFEFCQELPQLETVAAVSSIFRHKGQIAETLQNERVPDIPLALVRVPLVGPPYREPMPGFVDVFNGSTAFVVGSGLALGKSEFQAEIIPIDLTVNTLIAVAWERGIAKNVDRPVVYNAATIGCTWGELIKKGRRGNRKFTYPTFGFRGMTSVAALHWVLVLLFEWLPSTLCDTVLGLFGMKKRLLQEHERVRNALRSLESISSRPWSAERNRVYQLQRHLTSEDQDAFPVTAEIDIENYVLCVAAATRKHCVGEANVRLLRAIRLFFFFVVTLVLFYVVFFYRHQMPVKQRGL; via the exons ATGACTCTACGCAACTGGTACGCGAATCGCGAGCTGCTCCTAACAGGAGTTACCAGTGATGTGGGACGAGCGCTCCTCGAGAAGATCCTACGTTCCTTCCCTGACGTGAAGGTGTACGCTGTAATCAGATCGCGGGACGACGTCAACAAAGACGACAGgatcaagaaaatattcttctcgTCACG GTACGATAGACTAAGACAGGAGGAACCAAACGCGATTTCTCGCGTGAAGGCGTTGGAGGGTAATTTGCTGTTCGATGATCTTGGTTTATCCGAGGAAGACAAGGATTCGTTGCGGAATGTCAGCGTGGTGTTTCACGCGGCTGGTCCTCACGACGCCGTGTTTGAGTTTTGTCAGGAGTTGCCTCAACTGGAGACAGTGGCAGCAGTTTCGAGTATCTTTCGTCACAAGGGTCAAATCGCCGAGACGTTGCAGAACGAACGAGTGCCTGACATACCACTGGCTCTAGTTAGAGTGCCTTTGGTTGGACCACCATATCGAGAGCCTATGCCAGGCTTTGTCGACGTCTTCAACGGATCGACAGCTTTCGTAGTAGGCTCGGGACTCGCCCTGGGCAAGTCTGAGTTTCAAGCGGAAATCATTCCAATCGACCTGACGGTCAACACCCTCATCGCGGTTGCTTGGGAACGAGGCATCGC GAAAAACGTGGATAGACCTGTAGTATATAACGCCGCAACGATCGGATGCACATGGGGCGAGCTGATCAAGAAGGGTAGACGAGGCAACCGAAAGTTTACATACCCGACTTTTGGATTTCGTGGAATGACGTCCGTAGCAGCTCTCCATTGGGTTCTGGTGCTCCTTTTCGAATGGTTGCCATCCACGCTCTGCGACACGGTTCTCGGCCTGTTTGGAATGAAGAAAAG GCTTCTACAAGAGCACGAGAGAGTTCGTAATGCACTTCGATCCCTCGAGTCAATTTCATCGAGGCCGTGGTCAGCAGAGAGGAATCGTGTGTACCAGCTTCAGCGACATCTCACCTCAGAAGACCAAGATGCATTTCCGGTTACCGCGGAAATCGACATCGAGAATTACGTTCTCTGCGTTGCCGCTGCCACCAGGAAGCATTGCGTGGGCGAGGCCAATGTCAGACTCCTAAGAGCCATTCGactgttcttcttcttcgttgtTACTCTTGTTCTCTTCTACGTCGTCTTTTTCTACAGACATCAGATGCCCGTGAAACAACGTGGACTGTAA